Within the Paramormyrops kingsleyae isolate MSU_618 chromosome 2, PKINGS_0.4, whole genome shotgun sequence genome, the region GCATGCAGTTTAGCACTCCTTCAACACTCGATCCTTGACAATCAGTCACATACAaattataattcaaataataatgaattagtAAATCGCCAAATATATGGGACATATGTTCAAAGTACAGTGCTTAGCATGTTCACAGTGTGATTTTTTGCTAAAGTAGCGCTGAGTCAACAAGGCAACTTACAATGTACCAGTACAACACTGGAACcaatatttatatattgctTATGGTTCTGAGAAAGAGCAAATGTTCTGCTCTGATAATGACCAGCACAAAAATGTGCAGCACCAGCACTCCTAGCGACACCTCCACCTCCATGCAGCAATgcagtaatgcagtaatgcatCACATGCTCTGCTGGTATCAGACTGCGTGGCTGGGCACTGTGCAGATGGCAGTTATCCTATGAACTCCTTCTCCTCTGTCATGATGGTGTTGGATTATAGCCTCGTTTTATGGCATTGTTCCTGTCCCTAACACTCCGCACTTCATCTTGTTTCACAGCGTCTGCGATTTCCCCGGCAGCACGGAGAACGGGGTTCCCTCTGGTGCCTCTCTGCAACCCCCCCCTGCCTGCCCCAAACTCAATTCCTGCTCTGAAGAGCGTAAACAGCCCTGTCTGTCTGGGGTCAATTCTCATGACATCACCACTCTGCAGGAATGCAGTGACAAAGCCATAAACCAGTGATGAAAGGAGCGGCTCTTCCTTTCCTTCCACTCTTGCGGCAGGCTGCTGATGTCCATTGTCCCTAGAAGGCACACTTTTAGAAGTACTAAGTCCTGCATGGTGAAACAGGCACGGGGagattaatttgttttaaacaGAACTTCGAGGAACACACAAACATTATCCACTATGTCTCAGCATGATGATACAGTGTAATGCTTGTAATATACTATCGACCTTGTTTGTGATTCGCTTTTGGAAGATAGcgtccataaaaaaaaattgacataGTAACATAATGTATATAACCACCCGCTAAATGACAATTTGCAAATACATCTACAGATTAAATTTGCCCTGGGACAAAATACAGGCAGCTAGCTCAAATATAGTTAacagcaatgggggggggggggggaatgaaaaAGACCCAAGACTCTCTGTGGTATCTTGGTCCTCCTGATCTCTTCATGTGTTAATGCATTTATAAGCTAAGCTGATGAGAGATGAGTGCAGGGAAGGAGAGAAGCCCCGGGTCGGCGGGGGGGTGGAGTTGTTAAGGAAAATGACGTGGTGGCCCCATTGTTGTGGCTTCTCAGAGGAAAAGCCTCATTGAGGCTCCCGGCTCTCTGGCCATGGAGGTGCTGAGGCAGGAAGCAGCTTAGCTCCCAGACAATAGGAGACATCAAACGCAACGGTCCTCACAGTCTTGctggctcacacacacataagtGACGGCCGGCCAATCAAAACACGAGGCTCCGCgcacaaacacaaacaggaCATTCCCGCTGCTGGTTGTTCCGGATTCCACACCACAGCCAATTGCAATCAGGGAGTGAGAGTGTTCAAGCGGAGCGGGCTTAGGGAGGTCTGGATTAGACGCCAAACGCACCAAGGAGCCTTTCAGATTTTTTATGATCGCACAATTAATTGTTCCTACTTAGATGCAGACCAGAACAGTTGGAAATGTAATTATGGTATGTTGCCGCTGATTTTGATCTTCAGCTTTCAGTACATGGAAGGGTAATGGTTAAGCAGGAGGGAATGTGGAGTTATGTGGCAGTGTGACCTCATGGGAACATTCCTTTCACTAGAATGACATTCATCCAATTCtgcaaaaaaagaaaggcaTTTACGGCCTGACTGTGATGTAGGCATTGGCTGATGTTGGGGGTTCAGTAAACATCCATCTGCATGAATGGATGAAGCCTAATAAAGCTTGTAAGTTGGAATAAGGCATTTGCTAAGCAACCGCGATTAATAATACCCCAGGCTGCTCAAACCACAGAATGATTTCCCTCCATTTCTCCTCAGTTTTTAAAGCCATTGGCAGctctttattaaaatgtttcactTCCCATAATACCCCCTGCACCTGCCAGTAGGGGGCGGATGTGTACTCTGCCAAAAGCAGTCCTAAGTAGAAGTACTGCCGGGGGTCACATGGCTTGGCAGAGGAGAGTGAACGTCAACAGGGTGCAACGACACAACTCTTGCAGTGGGGATTCTGCATTCGACTGAACTAGCACACAGTCGATGCAATACTTTTCTTATTAGCTGACCTACCAGAAGAATGTGCGGTGTTTACTAAATTTTGGCAATTATGAGCCTTTATTTAAATCTCTGGGGGTAAATCATGAGCTCACTCCCGGTAGTGCCCATGCTCAGTGCACATGGAGCTCATGGAGCTAAGGTAGCGATTCTTCCAGTTTCACACTCAAAAGATGAAGACAGCTGACAGATCTCTCCTGATCAGTTCCATCCACTGTGATAGCCAGCATGTGGGGTATTGGGTTCATGGGTCTCTGGCTAGCACATCCAGCACAACAGCTGCCTTGAGGATTTGACGAGAAAGAATGAAAAATTAGGCATGTTCCAGTTGTTAGTGCAAATTTGTGTGGCTGCTCTTCAGCTGACCCCCATATTTTCAGATTCAGCGAGGGGGGGTGCTCTGTGGGGAATTCTGAAATGTGCTGACTTCCAAAACCCAAACCGATTTTTGAAATGCAAAGTTGCAAATCCATCACACAGttaccagtgtttctcaagtCAGTCCTCAGGGTCTCCtggacagttcacatttttgctccagctgggaggtagcaaagatgtggactgtctgggggtcccaaGAGGACTGGGTTAAGAAACACTGCACTATACCCAGTACCTCTGGGTGCTTCACTGGTGTTTCGCATAAATTCCACTGGTCAACGTAAGGTTACCCATCTGATGTTTAGTTGGGGGCTGCCACGAAATAGCTGGACTCTGCCCCAAGTCTAAAAGGAATTAAATCTTATATTGAACTTGAAACAGAGTTGGAGATTTAGAGTGATTTGCTTGCTTTGAAATCCAGTGGAATCTACCATGAACTTGACACCAGATTATTGTGTGGTCTCTGTGGGTGGACATGTGAATAAGAAAAAACTAGACAAACGTGTCAGCTTCCTCATACATAACTGCTAGTTATAGCAACTGACGTTAGTTTAGCCTGGCTGCATCCCCATCGGTCTAAGTAATGATATCAGGGTTGGTAGCCTGTTTGTCTTGGGAGCCCTGGGCAGTTAGGGGTGGAAAGGGGTGAGCAAGACATCTCTGGGGAGTCTGATACAGGGAAGGGAATGGAAGTCAGGGGTCTGAAAGCCAGGCTTGGGAAAGGCCGGAGAAAAAGCATCACCAGAGGGAAACATGGGATaaaaatgtaatggaaaaatgtATCCgtgctttaaaaataaaagatgcGCATTGACGTCTGTCCCTCGAACAGTTTTTCTCACAGGAAATACATAATCATTCTTCTGCTGGTTTAGAACAGGATCCGGGCCTACGTCACCTATGGGGGTCTGCAGCCTGCGGGGtgacacatggggggggggggggacgtacCCCTCCGCTCCCTCAGAGCTGCCTGACCGCTCGGGTACCCGCCTGAGTTACAGCCTTCAGGCACCACCTTCTTCCTCGTGCCGTTCGTCTGTTCTGCTGCGAGACAGCGATTTGGTTCCCATAGCGGTTATCAAAATTGAGATAACAAATGGCTACGGAAGGGGGGGGTCATAGGGGGTGGGGCGTTAGTCAGATAGAGACGCGAGGCTGGCTGGGCGCCGGTGTGGGGTTGTTTGGGGtagaaagggggtgggggaggggtgatggGGGGCTCAGTTCCCATGGTAATCTGCACTACACTGTGTGAGATAAtggcgctggggggggggggggggtgcatgctGAGGTAAGGTTGATTTGGGGAAGCAAAGGGGTACTGAGAGAGGGACAGATTTTGTTCCCACACATAATTACTGGGTCACACTGGTCTGAAGGGGGACGCTTCAGACCCTGGGGGATACATGGGGACCTTAAATGGGGCTGAAGAGAGGTTGCGGGGGCGTGGCCACATGACACAGGAACTCTCCCAGTCCCCTTGCCTGTTGGTAGGCCAGTCTGTGCTGTCCCTCGGGTGCATTACCAGAATTTGCTACCTTCAGGATAATTGCCAAACTGTCCATGCCTTCTAGGGGAAGGAATTTGCGATAAATTATCTTAAAAGAGTATTGTTGTAATTATCAAAATTGAATAATGCTCTGTTATGATCTTTTGCAGACTATAGTAGAGTGATGTCTATTATAAAGTGACTAAAACTTTATCTGTCAGACTAACATACAAATCCTATGGCCCTTGCAGTCTGTAGTTCCATGAGAATGTCCTTCTGCATTGTATTATGTAAGCTGAGGTCCTGGGACTGTGGACTTTGTTTCAATCTATTAGGCACTGATCCACAAGTGACACCTGAATTAGAAGACCTACCACTTTCTTTCAGattaaaaatagatttttgtaGGTAGAACATAGTGCTGGGCTCCACtagtaccacaaacaaagaatGTTAGCTCTGTGGAAGGTTAAAAAATGACGTTTTTAAAAAAcctgaaatgaaaaatatactGCATCTCTAATGGACATATGTCAGCTAGTTCTGCTGTCATTCCAGTCATGTGGAATCATTCCGGGGACATATTCCCAGAATTTCATAAGAAAGTTAAATTGGAACGAAGGGCACAGTTGGGGCAGAATTTGATCAGAAATGCTCACCCACCCCTCCGAAATATCTGCATGCAAATTGTACACACGATCTGGGCTGCAAAACCAGGAAATTTACCTGTGGAGAGGAGAAGAATGAGCCTTGTTCTGTGGCTGTCATTTAAGAATGAAGATTCAGGCTTCTCGCTATTTCCACACAGCCACGTTGCTGGTATTTGGATTCAGTCCAGTATAATGCCAGTATAAAAACAAGGGGTGTACAGTATAAGATATCCACAGTACAACAGTCTCCTTAAAGCTACAACTGCAAGTTTGGATGCAGTAAATACAATATGCGATTAGTTATTTGAGTAGTCATAAAAGTTCAATGCCCATATATCATTCAGCAGGTTAGGACTTTgagcttgtgatcagaaggatGCTGGGTTTAATCCTGGGGCCTGCACACTAATAGATGTTGCCATTGGCCCCTGGGCAaagcccctaacccccaactccagaggtgctgcatgctggctgtcCCTGCACATTGCTCTCCACCTTTTCTCTCAAAGAAGAGCAAGATAGGACACATAGAAAAAGCATTCCAATGTGCATGTACTGATACATGtagaaacagcaaaaaaaagcaTCTTTGCACATCTTATCCTGTTCAGGTCCGTAGTGGTGTCTGGAGATTACTGCAGAAGAAAGCTGGGGTATATACCCTAGATAAGAAGAAATCCCAAACACCTCACAAAACTGAATGTAACAAATATGGTAAAAGTGGAATTTAAAAGGCGTTGTGTTGTGCAGTAGTGATCACGGTTGGAAAATGATATATCTAAAGACAAGGCTCTGACCGCAATAAAAATAACAGAGGATAAAGCTCTGACCACAATAGAAAAATAATGTTCCTGAAGCGAGTATGTGAACTTTGATTTTCTGGTAAGATCTGCACATATCTGCGTGACGCGGGTAAATGGCAGCGCTGCATGCTTCTACTTGTCGGGCATAGTAGACGACATGTCTGATACTCGTACAGGTTGTATTGCTTTATCTAGCTTTTTGCCTGGTTGATGTATGCCCCCTGGCAGCCCTATAATAGATAAGTGCCTCGACGAAGGATGGATGATTCATGCTTGATTTAGAAATGTACTCTACCACAAAGCCAACCGGTCAAAGAGATCTAGAGCCAGGTGTTCAGAACATAATGCATGAATGCCATGTAAGGGAGAGACGACAGGTTGACATGGTAGTTCAATAAACAAATTATGCCAAACTTTCTGATTGACAGGTGAATGGGCTGATTAAATAATACAATTCAAAGCTGATtggaataaatattaaatagatTATGgtcgtcgtcatcatcatcgtcatcattatttttagtattattattattctggaAAGAGAATACAGAACACAGAGTCTTTTCTTGAGTCATCTCAGGACACGCTCACCTGCAAACAAATTCCCAGGACACACCCACTGCTCTGCAAATTCCCAGGACACACCCACTTTGTAAGAGTGTCCCAGGAAACAGCCATTTCTCACGGCTCCTCCTGCAGCTTTCCCATGGGATTAGGCCTCAGCTTCTGCACTTATAGACCAAGACTTTTAACAGAAATACGTATGTAAACCCACAATACAATTTTCCACGGCATATGCTTGGAAATGCCTAAAACGAAAGATGTATATTAAAACATGAattaaatacatacacacaatatGGTTAAACGTGATGAAACGTGAtgaaaacaaatacataaacaaatCCTCTAAAATGCTTAACATTTTCTGCGACTGTTTTACAGTAAACTTATCTTTACACTTTATGATTCTGCTTCAtctgaattttaaaaacatttaacatttaaaataacagatttatgtctattatttatttaactaataataataattattttggtTTTACAGATCCTATTAGAGGAGATGATTGACAGGTCAGTCTGCGTGCCACGGTCAGCTCTGAGATCCATGACCTGTCCGCCTGCTGTCCCACAGACCACGTGTATTTATGGTGTTTACACAGCAGAGGGGGAAAATGAGCTAGCTAGGTGTTATCATCAAATGTCTACCTGACCTTCTGTGCTCctagaaaatgaaaacaaaagctGACAATGTTTACAGAGAAAGCAGAAATATCCATGCGACGGAAGGTCAGGAAAGTGTGCAGATGCTCTGTGTTACATTTTTGATAGCCCATTTCCGTCATTTCTCCTTTATTACATTTCCGTTTGATTGTTATTGGTTACTTTAATTTCAAATACTCCTTTTACATCTATATCTCAGTTTGTTGCATGGTTTTGTAAGCTTTATCATGCCTCATATTTCAAATGGTAAGTGGTAATGGTTATTTTTCCAACCTAGTTTGGGGGCCCACATACCTGTCGACCCACCAAGAAAATGCCCAGTATGCCAGTCCAACCCTGGCCGATACCTAGCCAAAATCTCTGATCGCCAGCCAAGCTAGCCCAGAACGAGGCCTGGGCACTAAACTGAATTTATAATGACAAGGTTGTTGGTTCatgcaaataaacaaacaaacaaaaaaacaaacaaaaagatagatagatagatagatagatagattttaaaaaaaactatatacaTGTTATATAAACAAACTGTAAACTATGTATGTTGGTTGTGAGTTATAAAAATCCGGTGTAAattatgataataaaaatatgATACAAATGTAACTGAAACGCCCATTTCCTTTAACAACCTATTTGGTGGTTTTCTGGTAATGCAGAAAGTAAAAGTACAACATTCAGTTATGGAAAACACTACCCCTGTAGTTCGGTACATATTTGTCAAATTATTTTCGTGAATTAACGTGCTTTCCGGTTATTCAATAGACCTACATGACATACAtgacaataagaaaaaaacaaagccTGTCGAAAGATACAAGTCTTGTCGCACAAGTGCCGATAAACACACCTTTTACCGTGCATTGGTCGAAAGGTAAATTTTTCAGTGACGCGCATGGGAACAAATCAGGCCAGGGACAGATGGGGCAGGTGTACTGCAGTTTGTGGTGGAAGATGGTAACACAACAATCACTTGTTGTGATTGCGGCTGCTAGCTCATTCCAATGCAGCGGAGTCAGTGACAAACATTGGCGTGTATGATCATGTTCAGCTTCCGATATCCTCCCATATTTGCATCCTTCACATTCAGTATTCTGCCACAGCTGAATAATACTATGGCACTACGGAATTCATCGTGGTTATCTTAATATTCCGTGAAAAAAAACGTTTCCAAGAAACCATTTATCATAATGACTAATACTGCATGTCAATGTTTCCAACATTGTTTTCCACTGGACGTTAAATCGATATTATTAGTAAATGAGAAACACTAGCTAatatgcataatatattttaaatgtgtgACATGCACTTCCAGTGCTTAAACGTTTAATAAAGCTACAAATTTCCCTAAGTAACAAAATATCCTTGGGTAATTGTTTCGCGCGTGTCCTAGCAATCTCTTTTTAAATACCTTGACGAAATTTCCTCGTCTGGACAACAAACGTTGCCCAACTTTAACAGTACAGCAGCcttgggtgttttttttaactatgtTATTTGATCTCCCTCATTCTCTGTGCTGAGAAGAAAAGCTCCACTGTTTCCCACGCTCCTAAAACACATGGTAATGAATTGAGTTCCGAAATCCCGCCCATCTACAGTGACATCACAAtactccaccccccaccccccaccccccacgacCTGTCAGGCTCCTCCCACCAACAGGTCAGGCGCCAAGACGTCTTAACTACATTGACCTACATGTAATAAACCAAGGGAGAAAAAATATCGTCGTTTGGGTATTTCTGTAGAATTCAGTTTAATATGTTATCACTTAGCTTCCTTGCACCAAACAAATTCATATTCAGACATAATTGGTCTTATTTTTCTTCCCCATATTTATATAAGATAGTTTTATTATAACAAATGTAGCCTGATTAAAATTTTAGTAGTAGTAGAATGTGGACTTTAAATAAAGTAGGCCTATTCAAGTGCGATTAATGGGCTGAGTTTCTATTATGTGCTGTTTGTTTCTAAAATCTTAATGTTAAAGTGTGACTTCCTCATATAAACGTGGAATATTACACCATCAAAAAGATCAAGATAATATGTACATTTATGTGATTAAAATACATCGTTTACTTCAGAATAGCCTATATAATTAAAACGTATTGTAGATACAGCACGACAGCTGAGAGAAATAACACGGAAAACAACTATTTGTGCGCTAAAAATGTTAAGGAAAAGTATCGTAACAAACATTTATCTATATTACTTATGTGAAACTCCCGCTTGTGACGTGCAACAAACTAGTACACCGTTTGTCGCAATTATTTTCAGTAAGCTCGGTCGTTTATGGCGCAATGGCAAATGGCTCCACAACATGTATGACTTCGCACGCCGTGCATCTGCGTCCACGCCAGCAGACGGCAATGCGGAGGTGCATCAGTCCGGTTCCCACGGTGCTGGTGCATTGCGTGTTTCACAGCCTGCGCCTAAATTCACTTGCACAGGAAATGGTGCACAGAACTTTCTCATTTGAAGTACTGCTGTCATTAAACAAATGGGAAGACCGCAATAAACACTAAAACGAGCATGTCAAATGTGGGTTTTTGAAGTAGTGAATTAAGAAAAATAAGTTTTCAACTAGATGTTTTCAACTAGATGACACGGGCATTTAACAAAAGAAGATAACCTGCAAGCACGGATGTTTTGAAAGCAAGAGTTTTATTTCCCAAGAGGTATCCTGGAGTACAAATGCTGTACATTTTCGCATCCCGAGGAAACGTTGCATTTCCTTCGTTATAAATTCAATAGTCTGAAGTACTCTATGCTTTAAAGGAAACCGAaataaaatcagaaaatccGGGGACTGATAGCTCTAATCATGTAACATTTAAACCCAGTGAGCAGTTTTATCATTAAAATCAACCAAGAACGCAAACTGTACAAAGATATTTAAACCGAAGCTGACTAACTTTTGTTGGGTTTCGCTCAGCTAATTGACAGCCAGTTATTTTAAATGCCAGAGTCATTTCAAATAGCCTACATCCAGACAGTCATGATGGAAAACTTCTGTAAGATATGAACGAGTGAAGGTAAGGAACATACGATTTTTTCAGATCGTTCTAATATGTGTGTATTCGCATATTCATAAGCTATACAAACGGTATcgcatttgtttcattttttcctGATTGGACATACACGCATGCCTTTGTACAGTCCCAAGTTTATGGACCCTCCCAAAATATCCCCAACAGCCTATTAAGCGCTTTGGTCTCCGCCCCTGACCCAGAATTTTTTGgcgtttcattgttatgcaaaTACAGAATAAGTAAAATAGCTGCCTCAACGCGCTCAAGGGAAAGAACAGACTGTCTGCGCAAAGCAGTGCGCGCACGTAGCTAGGATTTCCACTGCACCTCACCACTACCGGTCCAAGCGATACAGGCGAGTATATAAATAATCTATAGCAGCGGCTACATAGTGAAAAAAACAATGATAAGGAGGTTTGACTTAAAAAAGATCTCACGCAAATGTCGTTCAGTGAGCTGACTTGAAATGACTTTGTTTCGCAGCCACCCTTACAGGACGGACTGCAGTGGCTCTTCAGGGGAATCAAGAAAAGAGGTGCCGATCAAGAGGTAAATGTTACAAGAAGAGCACATGCCATCGGTCAGTTAATCGAAGAGTTTTGGAGGACCTCTCTTTCGTACAGCTGATAGAGGAATACACTCTGTTTAACCTGTACAGTAAAACCGGCGCTGCTACTTCGTTTGAAGAGAGGGGAAGTGAAGACTGCAAAAGATAAGACTACAGTTAAATATTTATCTGTATTTCTGGATTTCTCGCCTTCAGAACTAAAATCTCGCCATCCATTtgcctgtttttattatttaggtTCTAGTTGGGATATATGTTTTAATTACAGTTTACCTGGTAGGTATTAACCCAAGCTGATCGCGTTTTGAATAATTTCTGGGCCGAGGCTAAAGCCCGCAATCTTGTATAGAGAAAGGGTCACCCATCCAATTCGTACTCCTTTAAAACCATGAGCCAGGCGGACGTATCGACTTGCTCCGCGCCGCAGAGAGTCTTCCAAGAGGCGGTGAAGAAGGGCAACACAAAAGAGCTGCACTCGCTCCTGCAGAACATGACAAACTGCGAATTCAACGTCAACTCTTTCGGCCCGGAGGGACAGACCGCGCTCCATCAGTCGGTTATTGACGGGAATCTTGAACTGGTCAAACTGTTGGTGAAGTTCGGGGCCGATATCCGTTTAGCCAACAGGGACGGCTGGAGTGCCTTACACATCGCCGCGTTTGGAGGACATCAAGACATAGTGTTGTACCTCATCACCAAGGCGAAATACTCATCGGGCGCACGGTGATCCTCCTGTGCTGTCAGGTAAACGCCGAGAACCGAACCTGCAGACCAGCCTTTCAGTTTACTCACTTGTGCCAAAgttaaaaaagcacatttttccatttttttttctttgcaaagGGGCTGGGAATGTTTGGTCAGAGCGATCTTGCCACAAGCCATTTTCCTGTATTAAATCTGAAACAACA harbors:
- the nrarpb gene encoding notch-regulated ankyrin repeat-containing protein B; its protein translation is MSQADVSTCSAPQRVFQEAVKKGNTKELHSLLQNMTNCEFNVNSFGPEGQTALHQSVIDGNLELVKLLVKFGADIRLANRDGWSALHIAAFGGHQDIVLYLITKAKYSSGAR